A single genomic interval of Candidatus Zixiibacteriota bacterium harbors:
- a CDS encoding UvrB/UvrC motif-containing protein: MLCEDCRKQDATVHLKQVVNNQKVVLNLCSACAKRRGFSNPLKNIPFPLADLLTSMVPTTTSRPDNKLMEQRCPGCGLSYDKFAKTGRLGCGQCFTAFRQPLADLLRKIHGSNLHRGKRQNATAAGMDSLKEEARLKDELKAAIENEDFERAAHIRDMIRDLQVKLEADHVR, from the coding sequence ATGTTGTGTGAAGATTGCCGCAAGCAGGATGCGACCGTGCATCTTAAGCAGGTTGTCAACAACCAGAAGGTGGTGCTCAACCTGTGCAGCGCCTGCGCCAAGCGGCGCGGTTTTTCGAACCCGCTGAAGAATATCCCCTTCCCGCTCGCCGACCTGCTTACATCGATGGTACCGACCACGACGTCCCGGCCGGACAACAAGTTGATGGAGCAGCGCTGTCCCGGGTGCGGGCTGTCGTACGACAAATTTGCCAAGACCGGCCGCCTCGGCTGCGGCCAGTGTTTCACCGCCTTCCGGCAGCCGCTGGCCGACCTGCTGCGCAAGATCCACGGTTCGAATCTGCATCGCGGCAAGCGTCAGAATGCGACCGCGGCCGGGATGGACTCGCTCAAGGAAGAGGCGCGGCTGAAGGACGAACTCAAAGCGGCGATCGAGAATGAAGATTTCGAGCGGGCCGCGCATATTCGCGACATGATTCGCGACTTGCAGGTCAAGCTGGAGGCCGATCATGTTCGATAG